One window of Balearica regulorum gibbericeps isolate bBalReg1 chromosome 10, bBalReg1.pri, whole genome shotgun sequence genomic DNA carries:
- the PSMD6 gene encoding 26S proteasome non-ATPase regulatory subunit 6, whose protein sequence is MPLENLEEEGLPKNPDLRIAQLRFLLSLRPRAPDPAARDELMAAVRLHNMAPYYEALCKSLEWQIDVDLLNKMKKANEEELKRLDNELEDAEKILGESEIRDAMMAKAEYLCRIGDKEGALTAFRKTYDKTVALGHRLDIVFYLLRIGLFYMDNDLITRNIEKAKSLIEEGGDWDRRNRLKVYQGLYCVAIRDFKQAAELFLDTVSTFTSYELMDYKTFVTYTVYVSMIALDRPDLREKVIKGAEILEVLHSLPAVRQYLFSLYECRYAAFFQSLAIVEQEMKKDWLFAPHYRYYVREMRIHAYSQLLESYRSLTLGYMAEAFGVSVEFIDQELSRFIAAGRLHCKIDKVNEIVETNRPDSKNWQYQETIKKGDLLLNRVQKLSRVINM, encoded by the exons ATGCCGCTGGAGaacctggaggaggaggggctGCCCAAGAACCCCGACCTCCGCATCGCCCAGCTCCGCTTCCTCCTCAGCCTTCGGCCACGCGCGCCCGACCCCGCCGCGCGCGACGAGCTGATGGCGGCCGTGCGGCTCCACA atatggCTCCGTATTACGAAGCACTCTGCAAGTCTCTTGAATGGCAGATCGATGTGGATCTGTTGAACAAGATGAAGAAAGCTAACGAGGAAGAACTGAAACGTCTCGATAATGAATtagaagatgcagaaaagaTCTTGGGGGAGAGTGAAATCCGAGATGCAATGATGGCCAAAGCTGAGTACCTGTGCAGGATTGGGGACAAG GAGGGAGCTCTGACTGCGTTCCGCAAGACTTATGACAAAACCGTGGCACTAGGACATCGTCTGGATATTGTGTTCTATCTTCTAAGGATTGGCTTGTTTTATATGGATAACGACCTCATCACACGGAACattgaaaaggcaaaaag TCTAATAGAAGAAGGAGGAGACTGGGACAGGAGAAATCGTCTCAAAGTGTACCAGGGCCTTTACTGTGTAGCTATTCGAGACTTCAAACAAGCAGCAGAGCTCTTCCTTGATACAGTTTCGACGTTTACATCCTATGAACTTATGGATTACAAAACATTTGTAACATACACGGTCTATGTCAGCATGATTGCACTAGACAGGCCTGACCTTAGGGAAAAG gtTATTAAAGGAGCAGAGATTCTGGAAGTGTTACACAGTTTGCCAGCTGTACGACAGTATCTCTTTTCTCTGTATGAATGCCGTTATGCAGCCTTTTTCCAGTCCTTAG ctattGTAGagcaagagatgaaaaaagatTGGCTGTTTGCACCTCACTATCGATACTATGTACGGGAAATGAGAATTCACGCATATAGCCAGCTCCTAGAGTCCTACCGGTCATTGACATTAGGATACATGGCAGAAGCATTTGGAGTCAGTGTAGAATTCATAGATCA GGAGCTTTCAAGATTTATTGCAGCTGGGCGGTTACACTGCAAAATAGACAAAGTAAATGAGATTGTAGAAACTAACAG GCCTGATAGCAAGAATTGGCAGTACCAAGAAACCATCAAGAAAGGAGATTTGCTGCTAAACAGAGTTCAGAAACTTTCCAGAGTAattaatatgtaa